A region from the Paenibacillus humicola genome encodes:
- a CDS encoding CBO0543 family protein, whose amino-acid sequence MNIELMILIGSIAFTVLILPLLIKRDRLLDALISFSVMQAMTWLFGALVVEERLIEYPADFFNFATRTSFTFEYFIFPAVGAIFNVHYPRGSSRFVQALYILGIPGAITAAEVLIEHYTKIIDYVDWKWEYSFLSMTATLLLSYGYYRWFIGRIRRSRLPEV is encoded by the coding sequence ATGAATATCGAACTTATGATTTTGATCGGCTCCATCGCCTTCACCGTTTTGATCCTTCCGCTGCTCATTAAACGGGACAGGCTGCTCGATGCGCTGATCAGCTTTTCCGTCATGCAGGCCATGACCTGGCTGTTCGGCGCTTTGGTGGTCGAAGAACGGCTCATCGAATACCCCGCCGATTTTTTCAATTTTGCGACACGGACAAGCTTCACCTTCGAATATTTCATTTTCCCGGCGGTCGGCGCCATCTTCAACGTCCATTATCCCCGCGGCAGCAGCCGATTCGTCCAGGCGCTGTATATACTCGGCATCCCCGGGGCGATCACGGCTGCGGAGGTGTTGATCGAGCACTATACGAAAATCATCGATTACGTGGATTGGAAATGGGAGTACAGCTTTTTGTCCATGACGGCTACGCTGCTGCTCTCTTACGGGTATTACCGCTGGTTTATCGGAAGAATAAGGCGGTCCCGCCTGCCGGAAGTCTGA
- a CDS encoding bifunctional YncE family protein/alkaline phosphatase family protein — protein sequence MKMKKLGKKKLAALLAAGSVLAGTGSVYAATHGNPFGTSLAGRQQDGSVLTDVNQFVTPAGQQIEFGGNPISVKIRPDGQTAAAIVGRNNYGGKGINIVDMQTGTLKASDISVNLSTMWGLAYSPDGKYLYATGSKSGVGKIVVMTVDDNGIPAVAKTVDLPKASVDSSYAGGNINPQDIVMGPDGKTLLVALNLDNSLGVFDLSTSQLTARIPVGVSPTSVVVSGGKAYVTNVGGRMAQPGDFTVDSSGTPVVATPEGSSATGTVSVVDLATNTVKSTVQVGLQPTRMTVSGHYVLVANTNSDTVSVIDSNTDSVVQTIDIQPYPDAPLGSSPNAVAMIGANRLAVSLGRNNAIAIYQWGANKSNQPSNDQSGQNAQSGQDALSGQDAQSGLNAQNGQDVQSGQNAQSGQQAQNGSDRKNNGKGTGIVDLSAKPVFKGLVPTAWFPVDIAVDASSGKMLVANADGVGSLGPDRTSTIQNITVTGHSSYAQEGSLSLMPFPTDKEIAQGTDEVFQNNNWFDIASRNAQPRNNKKPVPIPERIGEPSTIKHVFYIIKENRTYDQVLGDMGKGNSDPSLVQFGQKVTPNLHKLANTFPLLDNMYTSGIQSASGHQWVMQGTNVDYEDKETDTANIRSYPGGAGDALAYAATGHLWDNALKHNISVVNYGEDTNAFTGPQPFGTWTDWYNDYLILSGQKQGELHVPIGSYQATSDIPSLNPITYKPFPTFDTNIPDQYRYEIFKQQFDQYVKNGDLPQFIPMWVMDDHTSGTDTGSPTPQAQVADNDLAVGKIVDLISHSPYWKDSLILITEDDAQNGLDHVDGHREPAFVVSPWVKRGVVDSHYWTVINMVRTIEQVLGLPPMNQNDAAALPMSELFTDQPDFTPYTFEQNQIPLDTLNGQPAANTAALANTANVTAQAKDLAKQWTEWSNANKQHFTGSRATPDDVNANMLNHVNWYAARGFDTPYPGDDKPLAPAQVEAQPASSLPNPAVN from the coding sequence ATGAAAATGAAAAAACTCGGCAAGAAAAAGCTTGCAGCTCTTCTTGCGGCGGGTTCCGTGCTTGCGGGTACAGGCAGCGTCTATGCCGCTACGCACGGCAACCCGTTCGGCACCAGCCTGGCCGGACGCCAGCAGGACGGCTCGGTGCTGACCGACGTGAACCAGTTTGTCACGCCGGCAGGCCAGCAGATCGAATTCGGCGGAAATCCGATCTCGGTCAAGATTCGTCCGGACGGACAGACGGCGGCTGCGATCGTCGGCCGGAACAATTACGGGGGCAAAGGGATCAACATCGTCGACATGCAGACGGGAACGCTGAAGGCGAGCGATATTTCGGTCAACCTGTCCACGATGTGGGGGCTGGCTTATTCGCCGGACGGTAAGTATTTGTACGCAACAGGCTCGAAGAGCGGCGTGGGCAAAATCGTCGTGATGACCGTTGACGACAACGGGATTCCGGCCGTCGCCAAAACGGTCGATCTGCCGAAGGCAAGCGTCGACAGCTCGTATGCGGGCGGCAACATCAACCCGCAGGACATCGTGATGGGGCCGGACGGCAAGACGCTGCTCGTCGCGCTGAACCTCGATAACAGCCTCGGCGTCTTCGATCTCTCGACGAGTCAGCTGACGGCGCGCATTCCGGTCGGCGTATCGCCGACAAGCGTTGTCGTGAGCGGCGGCAAGGCGTACGTGACGAATGTCGGCGGCAGGATGGCGCAGCCGGGCGACTTCACGGTCGATTCCTCGGGTACGCCGGTCGTGGCGACGCCGGAAGGCAGCTCGGCCACAGGCACCGTCTCGGTCGTCGATCTCGCGACGAATACCGTTAAGAGCACGGTCCAGGTCGGCCTTCAGCCGACGCGGATGACCGTTTCGGGCCATTACGTATTGGTCGCGAATACGAATAGCGATACCGTGTCGGTCATCGATTCGAATACGGACAGCGTCGTTCAAACGATCGATATCCAGCCGTATCCGGACGCGCCGCTCGGCTCTTCGCCGAACGCCGTTGCGATGATTGGCGCCAATCGGCTGGCCGTCAGCCTCGGCCGGAACAACGCGATCGCGATTTATCAATGGGGCGCGAACAAATCGAATCAGCCCAGCAATGACCAAAGCGGACAAAACGCCCAAAGCGGCCAAGACGCTCTGAGCGGGCAAGATGCTCAAAGCGGCCTGAACGCACAAAACGGTCAAGACGTTCAGAGCGGTCAGAATGCCCAAAGCGGACAGCAGGCGCAGAACGGCAGCGACCGGAAGAACAACGGAAAAGGCACGGGAATCGTCGATTTATCGGCAAAGCCGGTTTTCAAAGGACTTGTCCCTACCGCATGGTTCCCGGTCGATATCGCGGTCGATGCCTCAAGCGGCAAGATGCTCGTCGCCAATGCGGACGGCGTCGGCTCGCTCGGTCCGGACCGGACATCGACGATTCAAAACATTACGGTGACCGGCCACTCCTCGTATGCGCAGGAAGGCTCGCTGTCGCTCATGCCCTTTCCGACGGACAAAGAGATTGCCCAGGGGACGGACGAGGTGTTCCAGAACAACAACTGGTTCGATATCGCCAGCCGCAACGCCCAGCCGCGCAACAACAAGAAGCCGGTTCCGATTCCGGAGCGGATCGGCGAGCCCTCCACGATCAAGCACGTCTTTTACATCATCAAGGAGAATCGCACGTACGACCAGGTACTCGGCGATATGGGCAAAGGAAATTCCGATCCGAGCCTCGTCCAGTTCGGCCAGAAGGTTACGCCGAACCTGCACAAGCTGGCGAATACGTTTCCGCTGCTCGACAATATGTATACGTCCGGTATCCAGTCGGCGAGCGGACACCAATGGGTGATGCAGGGAACGAACGTCGATTACGAGGACAAGGAGACCGATACCGCGAACATCCGCAGCTATCCGGGCGGTGCGGGCGATGCCCTCGCCTATGCGGCGACCGGCCATCTGTGGGACAATGCGCTGAAGCACAACATTTCGGTCGTCAACTACGGCGAAGACACGAACGCTTTTACCGGACCGCAGCCTTTCGGAACCTGGACCGACTGGTATAACGATTATCTGATCCTGTCCGGGCAAAAGCAGGGCGAGCTGCACGTGCCGATCGGCAGCTACCAGGCGACGAGCGATATTCCTTCGCTGAATCCGATCACGTACAAGCCGTTCCCGACGTTCGATACGAATATTCCCGACCAGTACCGGTACGAAATCTTCAAGCAGCAGTTCGACCAGTATGTGAAGAACGGCGATCTGCCGCAGTTTATCCCGATGTGGGTCATGGACGACCATACGTCCGGCACGGACACCGGTTCGCCGACGCCGCAGGCGCAGGTTGCCGACAACGACTTGGCCGTGGGTAAAATCGTCGACCTCATCTCGCACAGCCCGTATTGGAAAGATTCGCTCATTCTGATTACCGAGGACGATGCGCAAAACGGACTCGACCATGTCGACGGCCACCGCGAGCCGGCTTTCGTCGTCAGTCCCTGGGTGAAACGGGGCGTTGTCGACAGCCACTACTGGACCGTCATCAACATGGTGCGCACGATCGAGCAGGTTCTCGGCCTGCCGCCGATGAACCAGAACGATGCGGCCGCGCTCCCGATGAGCGAGCTGTTCACCGATCAGCCGGACTTCACGCCGTACACGTTCGAGCAGAACCAAATTCCGCTCGACACGCTGAACGGCCAGCCGGCCGCCAACACGGCGGCGCTCGCCAATACGGCGAACGTCACGGCGCAGGCGAAGGACCTGGCGAAGCAGTGGACGGAATGGTCCAATGCCAACAAGCAGCACTTTACCGGAAGCCGCGCCACGCCGGACGACGTGAACGCCAACATGCTGAACCATGTGAACTGGTACGCCGCGAGGGGCTTCGATACCCCGTATCCGGGCGACGACAAGCCGCTGGCGCCCGCGCAGGTCGAAGCGCAGCCGGCCAGCAGCCTGCCTAATCCGGCTGTCAATTAA
- a CDS encoding efflux RND transporter permease subunit, with amino-acid sequence MNRLLEAATRRTVLIVTSLVILLAWGGLSAYRMQRDYLPAISNPTLMITVHAPGYDADRVKAEIAVPVTQAVRGINGLDDIETSSFADGLLVSLYFPMDYNMRRAEDDAALALNHIALPAGAERPQVTRVSTSSFPVFRLSLTAAAGKTDERTLRTAIAGAAAEQLKSLPGVSDVYVTGAGSDGYVLTVRTADLRRYGLTIDDVTSSLGDSDLTGAAGRISGDQAVIPLEATGIGTDGPQQERDLDRLQIRGANGRTVPLAAVADLNRTIVGLQTISRTDGQPSVVLDVLKTPSANITAVSDLVRERIRSIPGVQTGDVKLSVLLDEGSQVKASLLGLLREGLLGCALSIVSVLLFFRDARRSALIALSLPVCFLATAGLLKTMGFSLNLLTVSGLIVAMGRVIDDSIVVLDNMYRKVHESGGRASAGLLAEAVREMLPAIVSSTATTAAVYIPIALVGGMISAAFSGFAWSVVIALVTSLLVAMFIVPALYHVWRGGRSGRAAVSLEPVSHRVLNWAFPRRGMLLAVSGILLLGAAGGAFLLPVNFLPAAKSGQISVQLEFPEETPLTQIDASASRMEQALKADPDVATFSSVLGSTFTPQFDDVFDAGGGWIQGGNIANIAVSVRKGANVDAVTSRLQQRLTALAGGAICTVTNQNIAGDDSQLKIDLTGADAATLDLSAGMVRAELQKVPELSVEGAADDQEGIPKHRLTLDQQALSRYGISAADVYKRIRLYLAEGRTVYVPLAAAAGSAAAGPNAAAAQGAAGTAAGTSGAPSAGAGAGAAGSGIPGGGAGAPGAAATSAVQGAAGGAAQQPAPGSSMSIPMEIRLDTLSKVGSSSANADPATDTLSLLGAETFKAKDGSAVRLDQLATLMPLAGQSEIQERDGSPFASVTANITTRDIEKVARKAANAVAAVKLPAGVHYSINGISAQVDQMILGMGMAIACSILLVLLILSAAFRSWRAPLVVLLCIPLAYIGSVLGLLLFGGEWDLASLVGLLMLTGIVASNGIVLVDKIERNLAAGMEAREAIAHGTATRARPVLLTAAATVLTLLPLCIAGGSDAVVSQTLGIVVVFGMVSSTAISLIVIPVVYEWMYLPRERRLAKLLPARA; translated from the coding sequence ATGAATCGGTTACTGGAAGCAGCGACGAGACGAACCGTGCTGATTGTGACCTCGCTGGTTATTTTGCTGGCCTGGGGAGGCCTGTCGGCTTACCGGATGCAGCGGGATTATTTGCCGGCGATCAGCAATCCGACGCTGATGATTACGGTGCATGCGCCGGGCTACGACGCGGACCGGGTCAAGGCGGAAATCGCGGTGCCGGTCACCCAGGCGGTGCGCGGCATTAACGGCCTGGACGACATCGAGACCAGCAGCTTTGCGGACGGGCTGCTCGTCAGCCTGTATTTTCCGATGGACTACAATATGCGGCGTGCCGAGGACGACGCGGCGCTCGCTCTTAATCATATCGCGCTGCCGGCCGGGGCCGAGCGCCCGCAGGTTACGCGGGTCAGCACGAGCTCGTTTCCGGTGTTCCGGCTGAGCCTCACCGCGGCGGCCGGGAAGACGGACGAGCGGACGCTGCGCACGGCGATCGCCGGCGCGGCCGCGGAGCAGCTGAAAAGCCTGCCCGGCGTCAGCGACGTCTACGTAACGGGAGCGGGGTCCGACGGCTACGTTCTTACGGTGCGGACGGCGGACTTGCGGCGGTACGGCCTGACGATCGACGATGTGACCTCATCGCTCGGCGATTCAGACCTGACCGGCGCGGCGGGCCGGATTTCCGGCGATCAGGCGGTGATTCCGCTGGAAGCCACGGGCATCGGCACGGACGGCCCGCAGCAGGAGCGGGATCTCGACCGGCTGCAGATCCGCGGCGCGAACGGCCGCACGGTTCCGCTCGCCGCCGTCGCCGATCTGAACCGGACGATCGTCGGCCTGCAGACCATTTCCCGGACCGACGGACAGCCAAGCGTCGTGCTCGACGTGCTCAAGACGCCGTCGGCCAACATTACCGCCGTGTCGGACCTCGTCCGCGAGCGGATCCGGAGCATTCCGGGGGTACAGACCGGCGATGTCAAGCTGTCCGTCCTGCTCGACGAGGGCTCTCAGGTGAAGGCGTCTCTGCTCGGCCTTCTTCGCGAGGGGCTGCTCGGCTGCGCGCTGTCGATCGTCAGCGTGCTGCTGTTTTTCCGCGACGCGCGCAGATCCGCGCTGATTGCCCTGTCGCTGCCCGTCTGTTTCCTGGCGACGGCAGGCCTTTTGAAGACGATGGGTTTCAGCCTGAACCTGCTTACCGTATCGGGGCTGATCGTCGCTATGGGCAGGGTTATCGACGATTCGATCGTCGTACTGGATAATATGTATCGCAAAGTGCACGAATCCGGCGGAAGGGCGAGCGCGGGCCTGCTGGCCGAAGCCGTCCGGGAGATGCTCCCCGCGATCGTATCCTCGACGGCGACCACGGCGGCGGTCTACATTCCGATCGCGCTTGTCGGCGGCATGATCAGCGCCGCGTTCTCCGGCTTCGCCTGGTCGGTCGTCATTGCGCTTGTGACCTCGCTGCTTGTGGCGATGTTTATCGTGCCCGCGCTGTATCATGTATGGCGGGGAGGGCGGTCCGGACGCGCGGCCGTGTCGCTGGAGCCGGTCTCGCACCGCGTGCTGAACTGGGCGTTCCCGCGCCGGGGCATGCTGCTGGCCGTATCCGGCATTTTGCTGCTTGGAGCGGCGGGCGGGGCGTTCCTGCTCCCGGTCAATTTCCTGCCTGCGGCTAAATCCGGGCAGATCAGCGTACAGCTGGAGTTTCCGGAAGAGACGCCGCTGACGCAGATCGATGCGTCCGCTTCGCGGATGGAGCAGGCGCTCAAAGCGGACCCCGACGTCGCTACGTTCTCCTCCGTGCTCGGCTCGACCTTCACGCCGCAGTTCGACGACGTGTTCGATGCCGGCGGCGGGTGGATTCAGGGCGGTAACATCGCCAATATCGCCGTATCCGTCCGCAAGGGCGCGAACGTCGACGCGGTGACGTCCAGGCTGCAGCAGCGGCTGACGGCACTGGCGGGCGGCGCGATCTGCACCGTGACGAACCAAAATATCGCCGGCGACGATTCGCAGCTGAAGATCGACTTGACCGGCGCCGATGCCGCAACGCTCGACCTGTCCGCGGGCATGGTCCGCGCGGAGCTGCAGAAGGTACCGGAGCTCAGCGTCGAGGGCGCAGCCGACGACCAGGAAGGGATTCCGAAGCACCGGCTGACGCTCGACCAGCAGGCGCTCAGCCGTTACGGCATTTCGGCAGCCGACGTGTATAAGCGTATCCGACTCTATTTGGCTGAAGGCCGGACGGTTTACGTTCCGCTGGCCGCGGCCGCCGGTTCGGCTGCGGCCGGCCCGAACGCTGCCGCGGCGCAAGGAGCGGCCGGGACCGCGGCCGGGACGTCCGGCGCACCTTCCGCAGGAGCGGGCGCCGGTGCCGCAGGCTCCGGCATTCCGGGAGGCGGTGCGGGTGCGCCGGGAGCCGCAGCAACGAGCGCCGTGCAGGGAGCTGCAGGCGGCGCTGCGCAGCAGCCTGCCCCGGGATCGTCCATGTCGATCCCGATGGAGATCCGCTTGGACACGCTCTCGAAGGTCGGGAGCTCATCCGCAAATGCCGATCCGGCGACCGATACGCTGTCGCTGCTCGGGGCCGAAACGTTCAAGGCGAAGGACGGCAGCGCCGTCCGGCTGGATCAGCTCGCGACGCTGATGCCGCTTGCCGGCCAGTCCGAAATCCAGGAGCGGGACGGCAGCCCGTTCGCCTCCGTCACCGCCAACATCACGACGCGCGATATCGAGAAGGTCGCCCGGAAAGCGGCGAATGCGGTCGCCGCCGTCAAGCTGCCCGCGGGCGTGCACTACTCGATCAACGGCATTTCCGCGCAGGTGGACCAAATGATCCTCGGTATGGGCATGGCGATCGCGTGCTCCATCCTGCTCGTGCTGCTCATCCTGAGCGCAGCCTTCCGGAGCTGGCGGGCGCCGCTCGTCGTGCTGCTGTGCATTCCGCTCGCATACATCGGCTCCGTGCTCGGCCTGCTGCTGTTCGGCGGCGAGTGGGACCTCGCTTCGCTTGTGGGGCTGCTGATGCTTACGGGTATCGTCGCCTCCAACGGCATTGTGCTGGTCGATAAAATCGAGCGCAATCTGGCCGCGGGTATGGAGGCCAGGGAGGCGATCGCGCACGGGACGGCAACCCGTGCTCGGCCGGTGCTGCTGACAGCCGCGGCGACCGTCCTGACGCTGCTTCCGCTTTGTATTGCGGGCGGCTCGGACGCCGTCGTCTCGCAGACGCTCGGCATCGTCGTCGTGTTCGGCATGGTCAGCTCCACGGCGATCAGCCTGATCGTCATTCCGGTCGTATACGAATGGATGTACCTCCCCCGCGAACGGAGGCTTGCGAAGCTGCTGCCCGCAAGGGCATAA
- a CDS encoding aldo/keto reductase, protein MQYRQLGSSGMNISEISFGTWAIGGSWGKTDDKTSLEALAHAMDAGVNFFDTADVYGSGHSEELLAKATKGREDEIYIATKFCRAGNLQDPANYSYDSVAGFCEASLKRLGRERIDLYQVHCPPTDIMRSGEVFGVLDRLKREGKIREYGVSVESVEEGLICLQYPGVRALQVIFNLFRQKPAEELFPKAHAQGVGILVRLPLASGLLAGKFTASTSFEADDHRNFNRNGDSFNVGETFAGLVFQKGVELADELRWIAEGRTNMAGAALRWILDNPQISCIIPGFRNTAQVEDNLRAAAEPSFTAAELEKLRSFYEREVRDHIRGPY, encoded by the coding sequence ATGCAATATCGTCAACTCGGCAGCAGCGGAATGAACATTAGCGAAATCAGCTTCGGCACCTGGGCGATCGGAGGCTCATGGGGTAAAACCGACGACAAAACGTCGCTGGAGGCGCTCGCGCATGCAATGGATGCGGGCGTCAATTTCTTCGATACGGCGGATGTTTACGGAAGCGGCCACAGCGAGGAGCTGCTCGCGAAAGCGACCAAAGGCCGCGAGGACGAGATTTATATCGCCACGAAGTTCTGCCGGGCGGGAAATCTTCAGGATCCGGCCAATTATTCGTACGATTCGGTCGCCGGGTTCTGCGAAGCGAGCCTGAAGCGGCTCGGGCGGGAGCGGATCGACCTGTACCAGGTGCACTGCCCGCCGACCGACATTATGCGCAGCGGCGAGGTATTTGGGGTACTTGACCGGCTGAAGCGGGAAGGTAAAATCCGCGAATACGGCGTCAGCGTCGAGTCGGTGGAAGAAGGGCTCATCTGCCTGCAGTACCCCGGCGTTCGCGCGCTGCAGGTCATTTTCAACCTGTTCCGTCAAAAGCCGGCCGAAGAGCTGTTCCCGAAGGCGCACGCCCAAGGCGTCGGCATTCTCGTGCGGCTGCCGCTGGCAAGCGGCCTGCTGGCCGGAAAGTTCACCGCTTCCACGTCGTTCGAGGCGGACGACCACCGCAATTTCAACCGCAACGGCGACAGCTTCAACGTCGGCGAGACGTTCGCGGGCCTCGTGTTCCAGAAGGGCGTGGAGCTGGCGGACGAGCTGCGCTGGATCGCGGAAGGCCGCACGAACATGGCCGGCGCTGCGCTGCGGTGGATTTTGGACAATCCGCAAATTTCATGCATCATCCCGGGCTTCCGGAATACGGCGCAGGTGGAAGACAATCTTCGCGCCGCCGCCGAGCCGTCCTTCACGGCCGCCGAGCTGGAGAAGCTTCGTTCGTTCTATGAGCGCGAAGTGCGCGACCATATCCGCGGACCGTATTAA
- a CDS encoding MATE family efflux transporter: MDNAAAQHDEPKLGLFRLTWPMFLEFFLFMLMGTADTLMISGVSDDAVSAVGVVNQYLFICILVMEVIGNGASIVVAQYLGARRMLEASKIAALSITLNLLLGLAVSGALLLLGGTILNQMNLHGEVLDYAKTYMHIVGGFLFVQALINVFAALIRTCGFTKESMLVSLGMNVLHIGCNYALIFGHFGLPQMGVAGAAVSTAVSRAAALVVFVWMLYRVMEVRMAFRYYVTFAREYVRSIFKVGIPSALEQMTYQSCQTVFVFYVTFLGSEALASRQYAMSISQYVYLFSTAIGMGTAIIAGRLIGAGRPDDAYRRVLASVKWSVGLTVVIDAVAILLRKPIAGLFTANPDIIRMTSQIILFSLLLETGRAFNLVLVNSLRAAADAKFTVYMGFISMVCMSLPLGYLLVFRLHLGLPGIWLAIAADEWTRGIIMWFRWRSRAWERHSLVGPSGTAAGAPASSG; this comes from the coding sequence ATGGACAACGCAGCGGCGCAGCATGATGAGCCGAAGCTCGGGTTGTTTCGGCTGACCTGGCCGATGTTTCTGGAATTTTTTCTGTTTATGCTGATGGGCACGGCGGATACGCTCATGATCAGCGGGGTGTCCGACGACGCGGTGTCGGCTGTGGGCGTAGTCAATCAATATTTGTTTATTTGCATTCTTGTCATGGAAGTGATCGGCAACGGCGCATCGATCGTCGTGGCGCAGTATTTGGGCGCGCGCCGGATGCTCGAGGCGTCCAAAATCGCGGCGTTGTCCATCACGCTCAATTTGCTGCTCGGACTTGCCGTCAGCGGCGCGCTGCTGCTGCTCGGCGGCACGATTTTGAACCAGATGAACCTGCACGGCGAGGTGCTGGATTATGCCAAAACGTATATGCACATCGTCGGCGGCTTTTTGTTCGTCCAGGCGCTGATCAACGTCTTTGCGGCTTTGATCCGGACCTGCGGCTTCACGAAGGAGTCGATGCTCGTTTCGCTGGGCATGAACGTGCTGCATATCGGCTGCAATTACGCGCTGATTTTCGGCCATTTCGGCCTGCCGCAGATGGGAGTGGCGGGGGCGGCCGTGTCGACGGCGGTCAGCCGGGCCGCCGCGCTGGTCGTTTTCGTCTGGATGCTGTACCGCGTCATGGAGGTGCGGATGGCATTCCGTTATTATGTGACGTTCGCCCGGGAATACGTCCGCAGCATTTTCAAGGTCGGCATTCCTTCGGCGCTGGAGCAGATGACGTATCAGAGCTGCCAGACGGTATTCGTCTTCTACGTCACCTTCCTCGGCTCGGAGGCGCTGGCTTCGCGCCAGTATGCGATGTCGATCTCGCAATATGTCTATTTATTCAGTACCGCGATCGGCATGGGAACGGCGATCATTGCCGGCCGGCTGATTGGAGCCGGACGGCCTGACGATGCATACCGGAGGGTGCTGGCGAGCGTAAAATGGAGCGTGGGACTGACCGTGGTCATCGATGCGGTCGCGATTTTGCTGCGCAAGCCGATCGCAGGCCTGTTCACGGCGAATCCGGACATTATCCGAATGACGTCGCAGATCATCCTGTTCAGCCTGCTGCTCGAGACGGGACGGGCGTTCAACCTCGTGCTCGTCAATTCGCTGCGGGCGGCGGCGGATGCCAAATTCACCGTCTATATGGGCTTTATATCGATGGTGTGCATGAGTCTGCCGCTCGGTTACCTGCTTGTCTTCCGGCTGCATCTCGGGCTGCCCGGGATCTGGCTCGCCATCGCGGCCGACGAATGGACGCGCGGCATTATCATGTGGTTCAGGTGGCGGAGCCGGGCGTGGGAGCGGCATTCGCTCGTCGGGCCGTCCGGAACGGCGGCAGGCGCTCCCGCCTCCTCCGGCTGA
- a CDS encoding DJ-1/PfpI family protein: protein MGQPAILKAKKDVSWTFCSDKAEVTDDRGLTIKVHEVRPNLNQFDLVFIPGGMPTRQLRFDEAFIGWIRTAETAPYKVSVCTGALLLGAAGFLHGKRATTNSSAYDLLAPYCAEVVKARVVRDGHVLTGGGVTASLDLGLYMVEWLNNTETALQVQRRLEYPYYRAGELSDVYMRTQ from the coding sequence TTGGGGCAGCCGGCAATCCTGAAGGCGAAAAAGGATGTATCGTGGACATTTTGCTCGGACAAGGCCGAGGTAACGGATGACCGGGGACTGACCATAAAGGTGCACGAGGTGCGCCCGAACCTGAATCAATTCGATCTCGTTTTTATTCCGGGCGGCATGCCGACCAGACAGCTTCGTTTCGACGAGGCTTTTATAGGGTGGATTCGGACCGCGGAGACGGCTCCATATAAGGTTTCTGTCTGTACAGGCGCCTTGCTTTTGGGAGCGGCGGGATTTTTGCATGGAAAAAGAGCAACGACGAATTCATCGGCTTACGATTTGCTGGCCCCTTACTGCGCGGAAGTCGTTAAAGCCCGCGTCGTGCGGGATGGCCATGTCCTAACCGGAGGCGGCGTGACGGCATCCCTTGATTTGGGTCTGTATATGGTGGAATGGTTGAACAATACCGAAACAGCCCTCCAGGTACAGCGGAGGTTGGAATATCCTTACTATCGGGCCGGCGAGTTGAGCGACGTCTATATGCGGACTCAATAA
- a CDS encoding DUF445 domain-containing protein, producing the protein MKTKRIAALSLAVMGIGFIATALLPDVWYIRLLQGGFEAGLVGGIADWFAVTALFRHPLGVPIPHTSLLLRNRQKIVNALISALENELLRKESITRKLQEFRLWDKMTAAVTGFVLKRSMRAKLLTVLEAVIRELPADRIAAGAQSLLSERIRAIDPKLLAEKLAGAAVRGGWDERALDYALLYGAEWAGKRETEQMLGRLALGKLSELQLGGFMGFAVQAFAGFMNEEKLGSMLQNLILSGIGELSRPESVYRERLLAEIRSRIERLPEEEALMARVKRWMDEKADGDELGRFLAARLEELREALLRRLEEERRTGGRSILKLYRFVTDKLRERSELTAQWERGLLALIVNAVEANHYRIGLLVRDNLDQLDDRMLVSMFEDKVGNDLQWIRVNGAVCGFIVGIGLTLALMAV; encoded by the coding sequence ATGAAAACGAAAAGAATCGCCGCCCTGTCACTGGCCGTGATGGGAATCGGTTTTATCGCTACGGCGCTGCTGCCGGACGTCTGGTACATCAGACTGCTGCAGGGAGGATTCGAGGCCGGGCTGGTGGGCGGCATCGCGGACTGGTTTGCCGTCACGGCGCTGTTTCGCCATCCGCTGGGCGTTCCGATTCCGCATACGTCGCTCTTGCTGCGCAACCGGCAGAAAATCGTCAACGCGCTCATTTCCGCCCTCGAGAACGAGCTGCTGCGCAAGGAAAGCATCACGCGGAAGCTGCAGGAGTTCCGCCTGTGGGACAAAATGACCGCGGCCGTGACCGGTTTTGTGCTGAAGCGAAGCATGCGGGCGAAGCTGCTGACGGTGCTGGAAGCCGTCATCCGCGAGCTGCCGGCGGACCGGATCGCGGCAGGCGCGCAGTCGCTGCTGAGCGAGCGCATCCGGGCGATCGACCCGAAGCTGCTTGCGGAGAAGCTGGCCGGGGCGGCGGTCCGCGGCGGTTGGGACGAGCGGGCGCTCGATTACGCGCTGCTGTACGGCGCGGAATGGGCCGGCAAACGGGAAACGGAGCAGATGCTTGGCAGGCTCGCCCTCGGCAAGCTGAGCGAGCTGCAGCTGGGCGGGTTTATGGGGTTCGCGGTGCAGGCGTTCGCCGGATTTATGAATGAAGAGAAGCTCGGCTCGATGCTGCAAAATCTCATTTTGTCCGGCATCGGCGAGCTCAGCCGTCCGGAAAGCGTCTACCGGGAACGGCTGCTCGCCGAAATCCGCTCCCGGATCGAGCGGCTTCCGGAGGAAGAGGCGCTGATGGCCCGGGTGAAACGCTGGATGGACGAGAAGGCGGACGGAGATGAGCTCGGCCGCTTCCTCGCTGCCAGGCTCGAGGAGCTGCGGGAAGCGCTGCTGCGCAGGCTGGAGGAAGAACGTCGGACCGGCGGCCGCTCGATCCTGAAGCTGTACCGGTTCGTCACGGACAAGCTGCGCGAGCGGAGCGAGCTCACCGCGCAGTGGGAGCGGGGGCTGCTCGCGCTGATCGTGAACGCGGTCGAGGCGAATCATTACCGGATCGGCCTGCTCGTGCGCGACAATCTCGACCAGCTGGACGACCGTATGCTTGTCAGCATGTTTGAGGACAAGGTCGGCAACGATTTGCAGTGGATCCGCGTTAACGGCGCCGTCTGCGGATTCATTGTCGGCATTGGGCTTACGCTCGCCTTGATGGCGGTATAG